The following nucleotide sequence is from Triticum dicoccoides isolate Atlit2015 ecotype Zavitan chromosome 7B, WEW_v2.0, whole genome shotgun sequence.
CAAAGATGGTTTCGGACAAAAGTATATTCAAATTACAAGTTTCCCGACCGTTTCGTTGCACTAAGTTTATATGTACCAAAATGTTCCCACCATGCAAGTTCATGTGCCACCAGTGCAATTACCTCTATAATTGTATATCCTCCCAAATTCATCAACTAATTTCTTGTAGCTCTTTATGAAAATCACCGTACGTTTCCTGTACCATGATCATGGTTAGACCTGGCCAGCTACTCCAATAATGGTGTTGCGAACTGCTGTTAATGAAAAACTAGGTGAAAAATGTACAAGTCGCACCTTTCACGTACTACTTAAACTGAAGGATCTCAGTTTTACACGTGATATGCCAATCAAATGTTATGAAGTCATCATTGGTGCTCAGTAAGGTCTTGTTGGGTTGTTTGTGACCTTGTCGGTAGTCGATTTTTTTTATGGAAAGgccttcatggctagctttattcacATCAAATAACGCTTACATCATCTGCTAAAAATTTAGCAATAAACACATGAGGTGCATCCACCCACAAAAACGGATTGTTTGCACGACTCTAATGAGCTAGTTGATGAGCAACTACATTAGACTCTCTATTAGACTATTACGATGCTCAATAGTAACCTTCTCGATCTCTCTAAATAAAACTTTGCAACTCTCCAATATAGGAGCTGCAGTCGTTGAAAGACCTTCTTTTAGCCTTGAAGCTTCCACCACTGTGATATTGTCCATTCTTACGAGAACATTGCTACATATCCTATTTTTGTATATTTGAGCCCTTCAAGTAACGCAACAGCTTCTACAGAAACAATGTCGGCCACATGCTCGAGTCAGCCGTGTATGCCGAGATAAAGTTTCCACGGTGATCTCTGACTATGGCACCACAAGAACGTGAGAATCTTCCATACAAAAATATGCATCCACATTAAGTATTTGCTGACTTTCTAAATTTGGTTGTCGATTGTTTGGGTTATGTTCTGTAAGACTAGCCACAATAGTGAGTAACATACACATATGCCTAAACTTTATTActgccttcatagtgggtagtaacataagtatggtaacatgcaaagcttcatttattaggttatagactcatattgcattggggcatgtgatgttacagtaactagctaagttattataactacctctctcctcattaactcattgccacatgagCAAATTTACTGAATTGGACTTGATGTTACTggtgaagttactcccactatgggtagtctaAAAATTGGTCCATAACTATAGCACATTGATTATATCTATCCTCCCATTCATCAACTAATTTCTTGTAGCTCTTTATGACAATCAAGATACGTTTCCTGTACTAGTATTCTTATCGTTTCCTGTAGTACCATTATTATGGCTAGTCCTGCTCAACTACTCTGACAGTGGTGGTGCGGAATGCTGTTAGGctagtcacaatgggcaagaacataagctagtaacttacacacttccctagattatgttactacctccatagtgggtaggaacatctatgtagtgtcatgcaacgatgtatttattaggttatagactcattgtttcttggagtgtgtgatgttccggtaacttagctagttaccacaagcacctctctctttattaaatacgtgccacataagcaaagttgtattgaagtgtgtgatgttactcctaagttcctccctaCTGTGACCAACCTTAATGGAGAACTGAATGACCAGTTGCCTTATATAATGTTCAACCAAACTAATTCCTAACTACTACAAGCCTCTAGTATTCTTTTCTGTGCCCGCGCAGAGAAGAGAAGACGCACTCCCCGGTCATGGGACAACAAGATCAAGATGTCGTCTACTACAATTACCTCTTCATGGCCACCCTCCTGCTACTCCCCTTCCTCCTCATCGTCATGTTCAAGCCGCCGCGCAAGCACGACGGCCAGAACCTTCCCCCGGGGCCATGGCGGCTGCCGGTCATCGGCAGCCTGCACCACCTCATAGGCGCACTCCCGCACCACGCCATCCGTGACCTCGCCCGTCGGTACGACGCCCCGCTCATGCTTCTCCGCCTCGGGGAGCTCAACGTCGTCGTGGCCTCGTCCGCTGTTGCATCGAGGGAGATCATGAAGACCCACGACAAGGCATTCGCGACGCGGCCACGGACTGCCACCCTCGGCGCCATCACGATAGACGACCTCGCCATCTCCCTTGCACCGCACGGCGAGCAGTGGCGCCGCCTCAAAAAGCTATGCGTGACCGAGGTACTCAACGCGCGGCAAGTCCGTTCCCTCCGGGGATGCCGCGAGGCCAACGCCGCCGCCCTAGTCTCCTCCATCGTCTCATCGCTATCGTCTTCGTCGGAGCCCGTGAACCTTAGCTCCCTCATCACCACCCACGTCACCAACTTGGCGGTGCACGCATTGGTGGGCGAGCGGAACGAGGATCTTCGCGCAGAGTTCCTGGAATGCCTGGACGAGGGCATCAAGCTGGCCTCGGGGATCAGCCTGGCTGACCTGTTCCCATCGTCGCGCCTTGCACGTGCGTTCAGTAGCTCAATTCACCGGATGGAGGCGTTAAACCACCAGATAAGCCAGCTCATCGGCCGGATCATTGAGGAGCATCGCATGAGGAGGTCGGCTGGCGGCGGGGACGAGGAAGAAGACATCGTGGACGTGCTACTGAGGATCCAAAATGACGGTGGCAGCGTCCACATGCCTCTCAACGCAAGAACAATTGGTTCCGTGATTATGGTAAGATCGAACTCGAGACTTCTTCGCTTTGGCTCTAGACTCTAGTATACCATGCACTTTATTACATGCGCCAAAAGTTCACCGAAAGAGATCAATTTTTTTTCTTGTGTTTTGGAAAGGAGTGCAATGCACTTATCTTCATAGTCCTAAAGTGTGAGGTATGCCATTTAGCGACAGCTCACGGGAAGCTAGGAAAAGCTATAGTGAAGCTATAATTAATGAAGCTATAAGCCTCATTTAGCTTTTTTCATTAACTCATGAAAAAATTAACATAAAATGAGGCATCATATATGATATATCACATATAATTGACTTCAGACATGTTCAAGCATAAAAAACAAGGTACACCTAATCAAGCATTCTAATTCAATAATAGATGTTTGCATCAGTGCATCATAGGAGTATTTTATATAAATCAGCAGGAATAATAATAAATTTGAACGGCGCTGCAACGTGATTTCGAAAAGCTTAGAAAATAGTGGCCCAACCGAAGCTTAGCAGCCCTAAATTACTCAAAATTTAATGCTATAGTAGGAGTAGCGAGCTATTAACGTCATTTTTAATTTAGCGCTGGAAGTCCATAGTTTAGTGGGAAGCTGCTCCAAATGCTATATAGCGACGCCATTGTGGgctatttaaaatattttttatACTTGAATGCATTATGCATGCATCTCAATTGAAAAGTAATTATTTCAGCCAGAACATCTCAACTAATTAAAGTTCTGTTTTTTGTAGGATATGTTTTCGGGAGGGAGCGAAACCTCGGTGACAACACTTCAATGGGTGATGGCAGAGCTCATGCGGAATCCTGCGGCTCTGCGGAGGGTGCAAGCCGAGGTCCGCAGCGCTTTCGCTGGGCAGACCTGCATCAAGGAGGATGCCCTGCAGGAGCTGCGTTATTTGCATCTAGTAATCAGGGAGTCGCTTCGGCTACACCCGGTGTTGCCGTTGCTTCTCCCGCGGGAGTGCCAGGAACCATGTCGTGTCCTCGGCTATGATGTGCCCAAGGGCGCCATGGTGCTCGTCAACGCATGGGCAATCGGGCGGGATGGAGCAAGCTGGGGCGCTGATGCCGAGGAGTTCAGGCCAGAGAGGTTTGAGGAGGCTGGTGATGCGGCGGCGGATTTCAGGGGAACGAACTTCGAGCTCGTGCCATTCGGCGCCGGTAGGAGGATGTGTCCTGGGATCACGTTTGGGATAGCGGTCGTGCAGATCATGCTAGCGAGCCTGTTGTTCCATTTTGATTGGGAGCTCCCTGGAGGAGGCGCCGATGGTCTAGACATGGCGGAGGAGCTCGGGATAacggccaagaggaagaacgacctGTGGCTGCATGCCACCGTTCACGTGCCTGCTCCTAATCCATGAATATTCAAACATGGCTATGTCTTATATTATAGCCTTTCTTGTCCTCACAGCTAAATAAAATGGGTCGGAGAAATAAGTTCTTAATTTTTCATTATGTAATCTGTGGCCTAAGTTGTTTGCttattgtgtgtgtgcgcgcacgcgcgTGTGTGTTTTTCTATGTTGTCAAATATTATCTATCGCGGGAACTGGATGCATTCTGGTGCTTTGTCATGTTATCCATCATTTGAGTAGTGCTCAATTTATGTGATTTTTTTTCAATAATATTGTGATTTTTCTGCTTACAGAATGAGAAAAAAGTGTTAACTAACTGAAATTCTAGCCCTCGCCAAGAAAATAATATCAATTGAGCTGTGAAAAACTTGAATATTCAATATTGCGAAAACATGTTCTTTTCCAGACAAAACTTCCGATCATTCATCATGCGTCATGGCAATACAAAGAAACCAAAAGTAAAAAAAAGTTACAACCATGTACGTAGATCccctagcaacgactacaagcacgGGAGATAGCCGAAGGCACGCCGCCATTAGTGGCCCTCCTTTACCAACATGtagacactagaacaaaaactggatCCAAGCAGATCCACCGAAGGCCAGCACCGCCTAAATCCCTCAAGATCTCCTGGAGACACACCCCCACATGCCCTTCTGCGCTGCTAGACACATTCCGGGACGGTGGCTAGGCAGTGAGAATCTTATTCTATCTTCAGGAAGCCGCCGTCTCATCTTGCTAAGAAGGACATAAACCCTAAACAAACCTTTTTTAAGATGAAGCAGGATCCCCTTAGCAAGGGCAGGGGTCCATCGTGCCTCCATGGACCTAGGGCCATCAAAGACGATGCAAGCCGTCGGCGGTGACGATTGGAGGTAGAGGACCCGCGCTACTAAGTGGTTTCCACCGTGACCCCGGGACATCCCATAGTAGTAGTGAGGGTTATAAACCTGTGCTaccagttgatagtagtagcgcgggctatAAACCGACGCTCCTACTGAGTGGTCTCCATCGTGCCCCCCGGGACaatgccatagtagtagcaaggGTTATAAACCCACACTACTACTGAGTCGATAGTGTAGTAGCGTGTGCTATaaatgttggggaatgttgcagaaaataaaaaatttctacgtttcaccaggatcaatctatggagtcatctagcaacgagagagaggatagcatctacatacccttgtagatcgcgagcggaagcgttcaagagaacggggttgagggagtcgtactcgtcgtgatccaaatcaccgatgatcctagtgccgaacggacagtacctccgcgttcaacacacgtacggttgggaagatgtctcctccttgatccagcaaggggaaaaggagaggttgatggagatccagcagcacgacggcgtggtggtggatgcagcagcgatctcggcagggcttcgccaagcttcagcgagagggagaggtggtgcgtggggagagggaggcgccagagacttgggtggggctgccctccctcccccctctttatatagggcccccagggggggcgccggccctaggacatCCAATCtctaaggggggcggcggccaaggggggtggcttgccccccaagccatgtGGGGCGCCCCCCACTCCTAGGGTttgcaaccctaggcgcaggggggccaaggggggcgcaccagcccaccaggggctggtttccctcccacttcagcccatggggccctccgggataggtggccccacccggtggacccccgggac
It contains:
- the LOC119341055 gene encoding premnaspirodiene oxygenase-like, with protein sequence MGQQDQDVVYYNYLFMATLLLLPFLLIVMFKPPRKHDGQNLPPGPWRLPVIGSLHHLIGALPHHAIRDLARRYDAPLMLLRLGELNVVVASSAVASREIMKTHDKAFATRPRTATLGAITIDDLAISLAPHGEQWRRLKKLCVTEVLNARQVRSLRGCREANAAALVSSIVSSLSSSSEPVNLSSLITTHVTNLAVHALVGERNEDLRAEFLECLDEGIKLASGISLADLFPSSRLARAFSSSIHRMEALNHQISQLIGRIIEEHRMRRSAGGGDEEEDIVDVLLRIQNDGGSVHMPLNARTIGSVIMDMFSGGSETSVTTLQWVMAELMRNPAALRRVQAEVRSAFAGQTCIKEDALQELRYLHLVIRESLRLHPVLPLLLPRECQEPCRVLGYDVPKGAMVLVNAWAIGRDGASWGADAEEFRPERFEEAGDAAADFRGTNFELVPFGAGRRMCPGITFGIAVVQIMLASLLFHFDWELPGGGADGLDMAEELGITAKRKNDLWLHATVHVPAPNP